From Coffea arabica cultivar ET-39 chromosome 2e, Coffea Arabica ET-39 HiFi, whole genome shotgun sequence, the proteins below share one genomic window:
- the LOC113732841 gene encoding DNA polymerase zeta catalytic subunit-like isoform X2, giving the protein MQMGDSPESDSKIFSVRIVSIDYYMAPPIAGIDISYSSFQGGKVNEVPVIRIYGSTPAGQKTCLHVHRALPYFYIPYSDVSLQLDEEDSASTNAISLAIEKALKLKGNAGLKRQHVHGCSLVRAKKLYGFHSSEELFVKIYLYHPQDVSRAATLLLGGAVLDRIVQPHESHIPFLLQFLIDYHLYGMGHLHVSKIKFRHPVPEVFSPRKAAHTFLQRDLTDKSTGIAANTKVDSGADPSLASPIWTSSTIPDDWTWQSYSQSDSLVDQNLLSVKRQSMSELEGDAVVEDILNQLFISYTSLSQTRTDVKMVQSLIPIWEEFERNGEQGPAVPPDPGKPLPEDVLRILSDGLELEKVLADLSRGEYSSFSQDLIKSLTDKGTLVDKVNFLDDPDEALKCLEDGNLPSQTDDGENYGKGHHGHMKQLSADQLQDSNLVGPSKLKASDQDALGLLKWLASSQAAEEINSDDELAHQTILSSFLPTSTVNKALEKASTDFENQSQQECQDILDSVEDAVATEESDDKASNSNHNLLCQTLRNEVIPQVDGSPDDPNSVPFGDKSSSEINYVPETSQLAGLRLTERKRKRPQWGFLPVSSNRNIHNGISLPDNSDMTGRYDSDLKINVGTSFHEKIVADKCPNCIQGDAHGLNNCTESSSALIGCSMRDLMRKKRSHCSELSECRASEVIKVTSDKEQKDKIFVSKKLTNDEECNRSQISYSPRSAVTDKLGELCECPASAEFAKVNTDGSDLFVHGLCTRGMRCSSRLPGELKKDSPLKEAISSCCQSSNHVGCQIFEKNYSILDSGLKSKVSMHEIPEMGNDNNKDTGVSTTVNLLQTEPQINRHVKSPGFYSSRLSASSMIAHPVELICLTLCQKPPVIEWTDEPDGDSVLSPSISQDPHELVEKEEGISLLGEVADDILPFFINDNLEGKELRNLNCQEAGYSYHQDSIIGVPVHYQNDGSYLYMLTPVQSPPSEENVKRWLSLDGRNTSREKAADASVLFISPKHLSDDLVDSRRPLCHASNLSSLDSEARSESNLHQLNHHNQENFNGQVEAHNDEVRTIQKDAYKILMSKPSAVFSQEHSQLSGPDVKSKLTPLSQMGFRDPASVGGRQQLTIVSIEVQAGCRGDLRPDPRFDAIDIITLVFQDDDDAMVDCFMLLRSNTVTTETNLDGIPDCKVLLFPEEKQVFSHFTKIISIFDPDTLIGWDVQGGSLGFLAERAAYLGIGLLNNISRIPSSRGLNTTEEDMPDDMSLKVATADPVPLDGAIVEDEWGRTHASGVHVGGRIVLNVWRLMRGEVKLRMYTIEAVAETVLRKKVPYIPCMVLAKWFSSGPGRARYRCMEYLLVKTKLNLDIMNQLDMINRTSELARVFGIDFFSVLSRGSQYRVESMFLRLAHTQNYVAISPGNLQVAYQPAMECLPLVMEPESGFYADPVVVLDFQSLYPSMIIAYNLCFSTCLGKITSSMANILGVSSYSPDMKVLQNLKHEILLTPNGVMYVPSKFRKGVLPRLLEEILSTRIMVKKAMKKLAPSQQVLHRIYDARQLALKLIANVTYGYTAAGFSGRMPCAELADSIVQCGRRTLEAAISFVNNHNKWKAKVVYGDTDSMFVLLKGRSRREAFHIGNEIVSAISAMNPNPVVLKMEKVYQPCFLLTKKRYVGYSYESPDQSKPKFDAKGIETVRRDTCDAVSKTMEQSLRLYFEHQDIDKVKAYLLRQWTRIISGRVSLQDFVFAKEVCLGTYSSRASSLPPSAIVATKAMRADPRAEPRYAERVPYVVVHGEPGARLVDMVVDPMELLALDSRYRLNEAYYIRKQIIPALQRVFGLVGADLNQWFSDMPRPERETVGKRHFYAPNQHRTRIDYYYLSRHCILCGSLVQASSYFCHNCSKSEATVATALIGRTAKLEKEIQHLAAICRHCGGGDWLLESGVKCTSLACSIFYERRKVQKELKSLAAAATELGFYPTCMAEWF; this is encoded by the exons atgcaaatggGGGATTCTCCAGAGTCGGATTCGAAGATTTTCAGTGTCCGAATTGTGTCGATTGACTACTACATGGCCCCGCCAATTGCCGGAATCGACATTTCCTATAGCAGTTTTCAAG GTGGAAAAGTAAATGAGGTTCCAGTTATAAGAATATATGGGTCAACTCCGGCTGGTCAGAAGACTTGCTTGCACGTGCATAGA GCTTTGCCTTACTTTTACATCCCATATTCAGATGTATCACTTCAACTAGACGAAGAAG ACAGTGCTTCTACAAATGCCATCTCTCTTGCAATTGAGAAGGCCTTGAAG CTCAAAGGCAATGCTGGCTTGAAACGGCAGCATGTCCATGGTTGTAGTCTAGTTCGAGCAAAGAAGTTATACGGCTTTCATTCTTCAGAGGAGTTATTTGTGAAGATTTATCT GTACCATCCACAGGATGTATCTCGGGCTGCCACTCTTCTTTTG GGAGGTGCTGTTTTGGATAGGATTGTGCAGCCTCATGAATCACACATTCCATTTCTTCTCCAGTTTTTG ATTGATTACCATTTGTATGGGATGGGTCATCTGCATGTCTCAAAAATTAAGTTCCGGCATCCTGTACCTGAAGTTTTCTCTCCCAGGAAAGCTGCTCACACTTTCCTACAGAGAGATCTGACAGACAAGTCAACTGGCATTGCTGCAAATACAAAG GTAGATTCAGGTGCAGACCCTTCTTTAGCTTCACCAATTTGGACGTCTTCTACAATTCCAGATGATTGGACTTGGCAATCTTACAGCCAGTCTGATTCCTTGGTTGATCAAAATCTATTGTCAGTTAAACGGCAAAGTATGTCTGAACTGGAGGGAGATGCTGTTGTGGAAG ATATTCTCAATCAGCTGTTTATATCGTATACATCCCTCTCGCAGACACGTACAGATGTGAAAATGGTTCAGTCCTTAATACCTATTTGGGAG GAGTTCGAAAGGAATGGAGAGCAGGGGCCTGCAGTTCCACCTGATCCAGGGAAACCACTTCCAGAAGATGTCTTGAGGATACTTTCAGACGGGCTTGAGCTGGAAAAAGTACTTGCTGATCTGAGTAGAGGAGAATATTCATCTTTCAGCCAGGACTTAATTAAATCTTTGACTGATAAAGGAACTTTGGTAGACAAAGTCAACTTTTTGGATGATCCAGATGAAGCATTAAAATGCTTAGAAGATGGAAATTTGCCCTCTCAAACTGATGATGGTGAAAACTATGGTAAAGGGCACCATGGGCATATGAAGCAGTTGTCTGCTGATCAATTACAAGATTCTAACCTTGTTGGACCATCAAAACTGAAG gctTCAGATCAGGATGCTTTGGGGCTTTTGAAGTGGCTTGCATCTTCTCAAGCTGCAGAAGAAATAAATTCTGATGATGAACTTGCTCACCAGACCATCCTGAGTTCCTTTTTACCAACATCAACAGTTAATAAGGCATTGGAGAAAGCAAGCACAGATTTCGAGAATCAGTCGCAGCAAGAGTGTCAGGACATTCTTGATTCTGTTGAAGATGCAGTTGCAACTGAAGAATCAGATGATAAGGCTTCTAATTCTAATCATAATCTTCTATGCCAGACTTTACGTAATGAAGTAATTCCTCAAGTTGATGGCTCCCCTGATGATCCCAACTCAGTTCCATTTGGTGATAAGTCATCTTCAGAAATAAATTATGTACCTGAGACTTCACAACTTGCTGGTTTAAGGCTTACTGAACGCAAAAGAAAAAGACCTCAGTGGGGCTTTTTACCTGTTTCTTCAAATCGAAACATTCATAATGGTATTTCTCTCCCCGACAATTCTGATATGACTGGTAGATATGATAGTGATTTAAAAATCAATGTTGGAACttcttttcatgaaaaaattgtGGCAGACAAATGCCCAAATTGTATACAGGGTGATGCACATGGACTTAATAACTGTACAGAGTCCTCTAGTGCATTAATTGGATGCTCCATGAGGGATTTAATGAGAAAAAAACGAAGCCATTGCAGTGAGCTATCTGAATGTAGAGCTTCTGAGGTTATAAAGGTTACTAGTGACAAGGAACAGAAAGACAagatttttgtttccaagaaactGACAAATGACGAAGAATGCAATAGATCTCAGATTTCCTACTCACCCAGATCTGCAGTTACAGATAAATTAGGAGAATTATGTGAGTGTCCTGCATCGGCAGAGTTCGCTAAGGTGAACACTGATGGATCTGATCTTTTTGTGCATG GTCTCTGCACAAGGGGGATGCGTTGTTCCTCTAGGTTGCCTGGGGAACTTAAAAAAGATAGCCCACTTAAGGAGGCTATCAGTTCATGCTGTCAATCCTCCAACCATGTCGGATGTCAAATCTTTGAGAAAAATTATTCAATTTTAGACTCTGGTTTGAAGAGCAAGGTTTCCATGCATGAGATACCTGAAATGGGAAATGACAACAATAAGGACACAGGGGTGTCAACTACAGTGAATCTATTGCAGACTGAGCCCCAGATTAACAGACATGTAAAATCCCCTGGATTTTACAGTTCAAGATTGTCTGCTAGTAGCATGATAGCACACCCTGTGGAACTAATTTGTTTAACTTTGTGTCAGAAACCCCCAGTGATAGAGTGGACCGATGAACCTGATGGAGATTCTGTATTGTCACCTTCTATTTCTCAGGACCCTCATGAGCTGGTAGAAAAGGAGGAAGGAATATCTCTTCTGGGTGAAGTTGCAGATGACATTCTTCCTTTCTTCATAAATGACAACCTAGAAGGAAAAGAGCTTCGAAACCTAAACTGCCAGGAAGCAGGATATAGTTATCATCAAGATTCAATCATCGGTGTCCCTGTTCACTATCAGAATGATGGCTCCTATCTATATATGTTGACTCCTGTTCAGTCACCGCCATCAGAGGAAAATGTCAAGAGATGGCTTTCTTTAGATGGCAGAAATACTTCAAGAGAAAAGGCAGCAGATGCATCAGTTCTGTTTATATCACCTAAGCATTTGTCCGATGATCTCGTGGATTCACGGCGTCCTTTATGCCATGCTTCTAATCTGTCTTCTCTGGATTCCGAGGCAAGGTCTGAGTCCAACCTTCATCAGTTGAATCACCATAACCAGGAAAACTTCAATGGACAAGTAGAGGCTCATAATGATGAGGTGAGAACAATCCAGAAGGATGCATACAAAATTTTGATGTCTAAGCCATCAGCTGTTTTTTCACAAGAACACTCTCAGTTATCTGGTCCTGATGTGAAATCAAAGTTGACTCCTTTAAGTCAGATGGGTTTTCGGGATCCAGCTAGTGTTGGTGGGAGGCAGCAGCTAACAATTGTGAGTATTGAGGTTCAAGCAGGATGTAGGGGAGATTTAAGGCCTGATCCTAGGTTTGATGCCATTGATATTATAACTCTTGTTTTtcaagatgatgatgatgcaaTGGTTGATTGTTTCATGCTTTTGCGGTCCAATACAGTTACAACTGAAACAAATCTAGATGGAATACCTGATTGCAAGGTTTTGCTTTTCCCTGAAGAGAAGCAAGTATTTAGCCATTTCACAAAGATTATATCTATCTTTGATCCAGACACATTAATTGGCTGGGATGTTCAAGGGGGTTCCCTTGGTTTTCTTGCTGAAAGGGCTGCTTATCTTGGCATTGGTTTGCTAAATAACATATCTCGAATACCATCTTCTAGAGGTCTCAATACTACTGAGGAAGATATGCCAGATGATATGTCTCTTAAGGTGGCTACTGCTGATCCTGTGCCTTTAGATGGTGCTATCGTTGAAGATGAATGGGGCCGAACTCATGCCAGCGGTGTCCATGTTGGTGGTCGAATTGTTCTTAATGTTTGGCGATTAATGCGAGGTGAAGTTAAGCTTAGGATGTACACTATTGAGGCTGTTGCTGAAACTGTATTGAGGAAGAAAGTTCCATATATTCCTTGCATGGTGTTGGCAAAATGGTTTTCAAGTGGTCCTGGTCGTGCAAGATATCGCTGTATGGAGTATTTGTTAGTGAAAACTAAGTTGAACCTTGATATCATGAATCAACTTGATATGATAAACAGAACATCAGAACTTGCTCGAGTCTTTGGTATTGACTTCTTTTCTGTTCTCTCTAGAGGTTCACAGTATCGAGTTGAATCAATGTTTCTTAGACTGGCACATACACAAAATTATGTTGCCATTTCTCCTGGAAATCTACAGGTTGCTTATCAGCCTGCAATGGAGTGTCTTCCTCTTGTGATGGAACCAGAGTCTGGCTTTTATGCAGACCCAGTTGTTGTTTTGGATTTTCAGTCTCTTTATCCATCAATGATAATTGCATATAACCTTTGCTTTTCTACATGCCTTGGAAAAATCACATCTTCAATGGCAAATATTCTTGGTGTCAGTTCTTATTCACCAGATATGAAGGTTTTGCAGAATTTGAAGCATGAAATACTGCTTACTCCAAATGGTGTTATGTATGTACCTTCAAAGTTTCGTAAAGGAGTACTGCCCCGCTTACTGGAAGAAATATTATCAACTAGAATTATGGTAAAAAAAGCAATGAAGAAATTAGCTCCATCACAGCAGGTGCTACACCGTATATATGATGCCAGGCAACTTGCCCTAAAGTTAATAGCAAACGTGACTTATGGCTATACAGCTGCTGGATTTAGTGGTCGCATGCCCTGTGCAGAGCTAGCAGACAGTATTGTGCAATGTGGTCGTAGAACACTAGAGGCTGCTATTTCCTTTGTGAACAATCATAACAAGTGGAAAGCAAAAGTTGTATATGGTGATACTGATAG CATGTTTGTTCTCCTTAAGGGACGTTCTCGTAGGGAAGCTTTCCACATTGGTAATGAGATTGTGTCAGCAATAAGTGCAATGAATCCAAATCCTGTTGTGCTAAAGATGGAAAAGGTCTATCAACCTTGCTTCCTCCTTACTAAGAAAAGGTATGTTGGCTACAGCTATGAGAGTCCTGACCAAAGTAAGCCAAAGTTTGATGCAAAAGGTATTGAGACAGTAAGGAGAGATACATGTGACGCTGTATCCAAGACAATGGAGCAGTCGCTGAGACTTTACTTCGAACATCAAGATATTGATAAG GTTAAGGCATACCTATTGCGTCAATGGACACGGATTATATCTGGCAGAGTCTCTCTTCAAGATTTTGTTTTTGCAAAAGAGGTCTGCTTAGGCACTTACAGTTCACGGGCGTCATCACTTCCCCCATCAGCAATTGTAGCCACTAAAGCAATGAGGGCTGACCCGAGGGCAGAACCACGCTATGCAGAGCGAGTTCCTTATGTGGTAGTTCATGGTGAACCTGGTGCCCGACTGGTAGATATGGTTGTGGATCCAATGGAACTTCTTGCTCTTGATTCTCGTTACAGATTAAATGAGGCCTATTATATTAGGAAACAGATAATTCCAGCTTTACAGCGAGTTTTTGGGCTCGTTGGAGCTGACTTGAACCAATGGTTCTCTGATATGCCGCGTCCTGAAAGGGAAACTGTTGGTAAACGTCATTTTTATGCTCCAAATCAACATCGAACTAGAATTGACTATTACTACCTATCACGACACTGTATCCTCTGTGGTTCACTAGTACAAGCATCAAGCTATTTCTGTCATAACTGTTCTAAGAGTGAGGCAACTGTTGCAACAGCTTTGATCGGAAGAACTGCAAAACTGGAAAAGGAAATCCAACATCTTGCTGCT ATTTGCCGGCATTGTGGCGGTGGGGACTGGCTTTTAGAAAGCGGGGTGAAATGCACATCTCTCGCATGCTCTATTTTCTACGAGAGAAGGAAAGTTCAGAAAGAACTGAAGTCTCTCGCTGCTGCTGCTACAGAACTTGGTTTCTACCCTACTTGCATGGCTgaatggttttaa